From Triticum urartu cultivar G1812 chromosome 2, Tu2.1, whole genome shotgun sequence, a single genomic window includes:
- the LOC125533872 gene encoding squamosa promoter-binding-like protein 7: MEGDGDARSRATLAWDLGVQWAPAASAAYPQHFLPPPGVASQQQQHMQQELTSLKLGKRPCSLPGGQVAVAQVDGSGGGCGRAAVEGKRKEKAAGAAATAAMPRCQVEGCHMALAGAKEYHRRHKVCEAHSKAPRVIVHGAEQRFCQQCSRFHAMAEFDDAKRSCRRRLAGHNERRRKSNASDAMARGSAHAHGVASLVHGFAPYGGLPTSPAGALSLLSSARAAPWLVPTTPGDAFSARSSSAALDELIAENRAALLACHFFPQRSAARPAAAEMAPAWHQAHQQAPPGHDQGAPLPAGAGHVTLDLMQAPGTAGLPFRPMAQGRPAEDGDAGRSSGVWTPLQGAHAV; the protein is encoded by the exons ATGGAAGGAGACGGCGACGCTAGGTCGAGAGCGACACTGGCCTGGGATCTCGGGGTGCAGTGGGCGCCCGCCGCCTCGGCTGCGTACCCGCAGCATTTCCTGCCGCCGCCGGGGGTGGCTagccagcagcagcagcacatGCAGCAGGAGCTCACTAGCCTCAAGCTGGGGAAGCGCCcgtgctccttgcccggcggccAGGTGGCTGTGGCTCAGGTCGACGGGAGCGGAGGCGGCTGCGGGCGTGCCGCGGTGGAGGgcaagaggaaggagaaggcggccggggcggcggcaacggcggccatGCCGAGGTGCCAGGTGGAAGGGTGCCACATGGCGCTGGCGGGGGCCAAGGAGTACCACCGGCGGCACAAGGTGTGCGAGGCGCACTCCAAGGCGCCCAGGGTCATCGTGCACGGCGCCGAGCAGCGCTTCTGCCAGCAATGCAGCCG CTTCCACGCGATGGCGGAGTTCGACGACGCCAAGCGGAGCTGCCGGCGGCGGCTTGCCGGCCACAACGAGCGGCGCCGGAAGAGCAACGCCAGCGACGCCATGGCCAGGGGCTCTGCGCACGCACACG GGGTGGCGTCGTTGGTGCACGGCTTCGCGCCGTACGGCGGCCTGCCGACGTCCCCGGCTGGTGCTCTCTCTCTTCTGTCATCGGCCAGAGCCGCCCCCTGGCTAGTCCCGACGACGCCCGGCGACGCATTCTCCGCCCGCTCCAGCAGCGCCGCGCTGGACGAGCTCATCGCCGAGAACCGCGCGGCGCTCCTGGCGTGCCACTTCTTCCCCCAGCGCTCGGCCGCCCGGCCGGCCGCGGCAGAgatggcgcccgcctggcaccaaGCGCACCAGCAGGCCCCGCCAGGCCACGACCAGGGAGCTCCTCTTCCGGCGGGGGCGGGGCACGTCACGCTCGACCTCATGCAGGCGCCCGGCACGGCGGGCCTGCCGTTCCGGCCCATGGCGCAGGGCAGGCCAGCCGAGGACGGCGACGCGGGCCGTAGCTCGGGCGTGTGGACGCCCCTGCAGGGCGCCCACGCCGTCTGA